The following proteins come from a genomic window of Pseudomonas syringae:
- a CDS encoding LysR substrate-binding domain-containing protein, producing MFELSQLRCFTTVATELNFRRAAERLNMTQPPLSRQIQLLEHNLGVELFTRSTRSVALTAAGRAFFIEAQTLLERAQQAAMSARRFAEGDIGSVTISFVGSAVYEFLPRVIAEARLKQPQVKISLTEMNTYQQHEALRARRIDLGIVRAPLFQPGYESECLVREPFVLAVPGNHPLARAQSVRVEDLDGAPFLMYSHSAYPPFNELLTGMFRSARVAPEYVQWLGSSLTILALVNAGMGLALVPRCATNVVFKDVVFQDIDLGEGVQSELHLAWRSDNDNPACRMLLEAIRAAVRADER from the coding sequence ATGTTTGAGCTTTCCCAGCTGCGCTGCTTCACGACGGTGGCCACCGAGCTTAATTTTCGGCGCGCCGCCGAACGCCTCAATATGACTCAGCCACCCCTTAGCCGACAGATTCAGTTACTGGAACACAATCTGGGCGTTGAGCTGTTCACCCGCAGTACCCGGAGTGTCGCCTTGACTGCCGCAGGCCGGGCCTTTTTCATTGAGGCGCAGACCTTGCTGGAGCGCGCGCAGCAAGCGGCGATGTCGGCGCGGCGCTTTGCAGAGGGCGATATCGGTTCGGTGACGATCAGCTTTGTCGGCAGTGCGGTGTATGAATTTCTGCCCAGGGTGATCGCCGAAGCGCGGCTCAAACAGCCGCAGGTGAAGATTTCCCTGACTGAAATGAATACCTATCAGCAGCATGAAGCGCTCAGGGCCCGACGCATTGATCTGGGTATTGTGCGTGCGCCGCTGTTTCAACCGGGTTACGAGAGCGAGTGCCTGGTGCGCGAGCCGTTTGTGCTGGCGGTGCCGGGGAATCATCCGTTGGCCCGTGCACAGTCGGTCAGGGTTGAAGACCTCGATGGCGCGCCGTTTTTGATGTATTCGCATTCGGCCTACCCACCGTTCAACGAACTGCTGACCGGTATGTTTCGTTCCGCACGAGTGGCACCGGAGTATGTCCAATGGCTGGGATCGTCACTGACTATTCTGGCGCTGGTCAACGCCGGGATGGGGCTGGCTCTGGTTCCGCGTTGCGCGACCAATGTGGTGTTCAAGGATGTAGTGTTCCAGGACATCGATCTGGGCGAAGGCGTGCAGAGCGAGTTGCATCTGGCCTGGCGCTCGGACAATGACAACCCGGCCTGCAGGATGCTGCTTGAAGCGATCCGCGCAGCGGTCAGGGCGGATGAAAGGTGA
- a CDS encoding MFS transporter, translated as MLARAASKVKRHVLPLFVVMFIVNYIDRVNIGFVRSHLETDLGIGAAAYGLGAGLFFVGYALFEVPSNMLLQRYGARAWLTRIMFTWGAAAMAMAFVQGETSFYVLRFILGAAEAGFFPGIIYYFTQWLPSADRGKAMALFLSGSAIASVISGPVSGALLGVEGLNLHGWQWMFLIEGFASIVLCGFVWFWLQSHPHEATWLSDEEKTALTSAIAEEQRLREATQTVRPTLFRLLADRQIMLFCFIYFSIALTIYGATFWLPSMIRKMGSFSDFEVGLFNSVPWIISIVAMYGFAALAARFKHQQAWVAITLVIASLGMFMSTIGGPVFAFVAICFAAIGFKAASALFWPIPQGYLDARIAAAVIALINSIGNLGGFVAPTTFGFLEQTTGSIEGGLYGLAATSLLAAVVIFFARTTPRGDTRHPPKAGLTGPHTAAPLATPSSLKP; from the coding sequence GTGTTAGCCCGTGCCGCGTCCAAGGTGAAACGCCACGTGCTGCCGCTGTTCGTGGTGATGTTCATCGTTAACTATATCGACCGGGTCAACATCGGTTTTGTACGCAGTCATCTGGAAACCGATCTGGGCATTGGTGCTGCGGCCTATGGGCTGGGCGCAGGCTTGTTCTTTGTCGGTTACGCGCTGTTTGAAGTGCCGTCCAACATGCTGCTGCAACGTTATGGCGCCCGCGCCTGGCTGACCCGCATCATGTTTACCTGGGGCGCAGCGGCCATGGCGATGGCCTTCGTGCAGGGCGAAACCAGCTTCTATGTACTGCGCTTTATCCTGGGTGCAGCTGAAGCAGGCTTCTTTCCAGGCATTATTTATTACTTCACGCAGTGGCTTCCTTCGGCTGATCGCGGCAAGGCCATGGCGCTGTTTCTCAGCGGTTCTGCGATCGCTTCGGTGATCTCCGGGCCGGTATCGGGCGCGCTGCTGGGCGTGGAAGGGTTGAACCTGCACGGCTGGCAATGGATGTTCCTGATCGAAGGCTTCGCCTCCATCGTGCTGTGCGGCTTTGTCTGGTTCTGGTTGCAGTCACACCCCCACGAAGCGACCTGGCTCAGCGATGAAGAAAAAACCGCGCTGACCAGCGCCATTGCCGAAGAACAACGGCTGCGCGAAGCCACGCAGACTGTGCGGCCGACCCTGTTCAGGTTGCTGGCGGACCGCCAAATCATGCTGTTCTGCTTCATCTATTTTTCGATAGCCCTGACCATTTACGGCGCCACGTTCTGGCTGCCGAGCATGATCCGCAAGATGGGCAGTTTCAGCGACTTCGAGGTTGGGCTGTTCAATTCGGTGCCGTGGATCATCTCGATTGTCGCCATGTACGGCTTTGCCGCCCTCGCCGCACGCTTCAAGCACCAACAGGCATGGGTCGCCATCACGCTGGTGATCGCTTCGCTCGGCATGTTCATGTCCACCATTGGCGGGCCTGTCTTCGCGTTTGTTGCCATCTGTTTCGCTGCGATTGGCTTCAAGGCTGCATCGGCGCTGTTCTGGCCGATCCCGCAGGGCTACCTGGATGCGCGCATCGCCGCGGCGGTCATCGCGCTGATCAATTCCATCGGCAACCTCGGCGGCTTCGTCGCGCCCACGACCTTCGGCTTTCTGGAGCAGACCACTGGCTCCATTGAGGGCGGGCTGTATGGACTGGCCGCCACTTCGCTGCTGGCTGCCGTGGTGATCTTCTTTGCACGTACCACCCCGCGAGGTGACACGCGCCACCCGCCGAAAGCCGGGTTGACCGGGCCGCACACTGCCGCCCCGCTCGCTACCCCTTCCAGCCTCAAGCCCTGA